The segment CTCAAGGACAATTCGATAGAACAACCCTATTTCAAAATGAAGCAGACTGGAAAATATGAGTTCTCCATTGGAGAGCGCTCCGGTATGTTGATTGTGATCGAGCTTGAACAGGCCAACTATTCTGAGCTATCGCCTGAACAAGCCTGGAGGATGATCAACAATAACCCTCCTTTTCTGCTGGATGTTAGAACCAAACGGGAATTCAATGGAGGCCATATCAAAGGGGCGGCTCTGATTCCCCTGCAGGAACTTCAGAAACGCTATCCGGAACTGGAAATGTATAAAAATCAACCCGTTCTCATCTATTGTGCCACAGGTAATCGTAGTACCACTGCTTCCAAGATCCTATTGGATCACGGCTATAAAGATGTCATGAATCTACGCATGGGAATTATGGGTTGGGGCAGTCAAGGTTATAATATCGAGTTTTGATTGTTTTAGCTGTAGTAAAGACAACATATGCGTTGTCTTTACTACCCCGGCCGATCCATTATTAGCTTAGGCTTTTAAACAGTTTTCGCAGACACCCTCAAGTTCAAGATTAACCGATTTTATCTCAAATTTATATTTTTGATTAAAGGACTCGATCGTTTTTCGATCCAGAATCTCAATATCATACCATTTTCCGCATTTTGTGCACCGGAAGTGGTCATGGTGAAGGGTATTTCCATCATAACGAACCATGGCTTCATCTTTCAGCTTCAGGATCTGGCCATTCTCCACTAATTGGGTCAAGTTGCGGTAAACTGTGCCCAGGCTGATATTGGGAATTACTTTTTGGGTTTCTTGATAGATCCACTCGACATTGGGGTGTACCACAGTGCTGCGAATGACCTGGAGGATGGTTTCTCTCTGTTTACTATATCTGTATTTCGTAGGTTCCATGGATCGAAAGTAAGCGGAGGATATCCATTTTCAAGTAAATAGTAATAATTACTATTAATTGTTAGACAGTTGGATACATGGTAAACGAAT is part of the Candidatus Neomarinimicrobiota bacterium genome and harbors:
- a CDS encoding rhodanese-like domain-containing protein, with the translated sequence MKKLFFLILIVGVTLFDCVGDSKPQVTERQSPNAAISGCVHGGYRHLDLTVTGEPLELTVYRGDYLKFDLNDGDDSRSEYQLLIPQLDLSTVLKDNSIEQPYFKMKQTGKYEFSIGERSGMLIVIELEQANYSELSPEQAWRMINNNPPFLLDVRTKREFNGGHIKGAALIPLQELQKRYPELEMYKNQPVLIYCATGNRSTTASKILLDHGYKDVMNLRMGIMGWGSQGYNIEF
- a CDS encoding transcriptional repressor, with the protein product MEPTKYRYSKQRETILQVIRSTVVHPNVEWIYQETQKVIPNISLGTVYRNLTQLVENGQILKLKDEAMVRYDGNTLHHDHFRCTKCGKWYDIEILDRKTIESFNQKYKFEIKSVNLELEGVCENCLKA